The following DNA comes from Novosphingobium sp. PP1Y.
GGCCGACGGAGGCCATCGTGAAGAGCATGAAGAACAGCGCGTAACGCGGCATGTTGATCGAAAGGCCGCCGTAGCGATCGATTTCGCGGGTGTGCAGGCGATCGTAGATGATGCCCACGCACAGGAACAGCGCGCCCGAAACCAGACCGTGGCTGAGCATGATCAGCATCGAGCCCTCGAGGCCCTGCACGTTGAAGGCGAACAGGCCGATGGTCACGATCGCCATGTGCGCAACCGACGAATAGGCAATCAGCTTCTTCATGTCGTGCTGCACGAGTGCAATCAGCGAGGTCAGGACCACGGCTGCCATCGACAGGCCCCAGACCAGCGGACCGAAGTAGGCCGAGGCTTCGGGGAACATCGGCAGCGAGAAGCGGATGAAACCGTAGCCGCCCATCTTCAGCAGAACGCCTGCCAGGATGACCGAACCGGCGGTCGGCGCCTGGACGTGCGCGTCCGGAAGCCAGGTGTGGACCGGCCACATCGGCATCTTCACCGCGAAGCTGGCGAAGAAGGCAAGCCACAGCCAGGTCTGGACCTGCGGATCGAAATCGTAAGCCATCAGCGTCGGGATGTCGGTGGTACCGGCGGTATTCGCCATCCACAGCATCGCGATCAGCATCAGCACCGAGCCGAGCAGCGTGTAGAGGAAGAACTTGTACGAAGCGTAGATACGGTCCGCACCGCCCCACACGCCGATGATCAGGTACATCGGGATGAGGCCGGCCTCGAAGAAGATGTAGAACAGGAACAGGTCCTGCGCCGCGAAAACGCCTATCATGAGCGTTTCCATCAGCAGGAACGCGGCCATGTACTCACCAACGCGCTTGTCGATCGACTTCCAGCTGGCACCGATGCAGATCGGCATGAGGAAGACGGACAGCATGATCAGCAACAGGGCGATGCCGTCGATACCGAGCGCGTAGGAGAAGCCGGAGAACAGCTCCACCCGCTCGGTGAACTGCCACTGCGCGCCGCCGATGTCGAAATTCGCCCAGAGCACGACGCCCAGTGCAAAATCGACCAAGGTCGCCGCCAGCGCAAGATTTCGCGCCGGCTTCGCTTCGAGGAAGAGGCATGCCAGTGCCGCCGCAAGCGGCACAAGCAGCATCAGGCTGAGGATCGGAAAACCACTCATCATCTTATCCCGCGATCACCCAGCTGATGGCGCCGACAAGGCCCAGCAGCATGACTAGTGCGTAACTGTAGAGATAGCCCGACTGGACTTTCTGTGCGTAAGTCGAACCCTTGGCGACGACCCAGGCCGCGCCGTTGGGACCGAAGCGGTCGATCAGACCCACGTCGCCCTGTTTCCAGAACACGCGGCCGAGCCAGAATGCCGGAACCACGAACAGGTAGTGGTACAGTTCGTCGAACATCCACTTGCGGTACACGAAGGTGTAAACCGGCCCGAGTTGCTCGGCGACCGCCGCCGGGAACCTGGTGTTGCGGATGTAACCGTACCAGGCAGTAACCAGACCGATGACCATCACGATGAACGGGCTCCATTTGATGAGCTCGGGGATCGAGTGCATCGCGTGGATCAGGTGTTCGTGGAACACCAGTGCGCCCTTCCAGAATTCGCCCGTACCTTCGCTGACGAACTCGTGCTGGAACACATAACCTGCGGCAACCGCGCCAAAGGCGAGAACCAGCAGCGGGATCAGCATGACCAGCGGGCTTTCATGCGGATGATAGCCGGCAGTGCCTTCGGGATTGTGGACATGGTTGTCATGCCCGGCTTCCTCGGAAGGATCCTCGTGGTGATGGTGCACTGCATGCTGGATGTGCTCCGAACCGGCCCAGCGCGGCTTGCCGAAGAAAGTCAGGAACACCAGACGCCAGGAATAGAAGCTGGTCATCAAAGCAGCGAAGATGCCCATCCAGAAAGCGAAGCTGCCCGAGGCGCTGCCCGCGGCATAGGCCGCCTCGAGGATCGCGTCCTTCGAGTGGAAGCCGGCGAAGCCCACACCGAACACACCCACGCCGGTGATGGCGAGCGTACCGGCCGTCATCGTCCAGAAGGTTATCGGGATGTGCTTACGCAGGTCGCCGTAGAAGCGCATGTCCTGCTCGTGGTGCATCGCATGGATGACCGAACCGGCACCCAGGAACAGCAGCGCCTTGAAGAAGGCGTGCGTGAACAGGTGGAACATGGCCGCACCGTACGCGCCCACGCCAGCAGCAAAGAACATGTAGCCGAGCTGCGAGCAGGTCGAGTACGCGATCACGCGCTTGATGTCCCACTGGGTGCAGCCAATCGTCGCCGCGAAGAAGCAGGTCGCGCCGCCGATCACGGTGATGAAGGCCATCGCCGTCGGGCTGGTCTCGAACATCGGCGAAAGACGGCAGACCATGAAGACGCCGGCGGTGACCATGGTCGCCGCGTGGATCAGCGCCGAAACCGGGGTCGGGCCTTCCATCGCGTCCGGAAGCCAGGTGTGCAGGCCGAGCTGTGCCGACTTGCCCATCGCACCAATGAACAGCAGCAGGCACAAGACGGTCATGGTGTCGAAACGATGGCCAAGGAAACCGATCGTCGAACCGGCCATGCCCGGTGCCGCATGCAGGATCTCGGGGATCGAGACGGTGCCGAAGACCAGGAACGTACCGAAGATACCAAGCATGAAGCCAAGGTCACCGACGCGGTTGACCACGAAGGCCTTGATGGCGGCAGCGCAGGCCGAAGGCTTGCGGAACCAGAAGCCGATCAGCAGGTACGAGGCCAGACCGACGCCTTCCCAACCGAAGAACATTTGCACCAGGTTGTCAGCGGTCACCAGCATGAGCATGGCGAAAGTGAACAGCGAGAGGTAGGCGAAGAAGCGCGGCTGATCCGGCTCCTCGTCCATGTAACCCCACGAATAGAGGTGCACGAGCGCCGAAACCGACGTGACGACCACCAGCATGACCGCGGTCAGGGTGTCGACGCGCAGGGCCCAGTCAAAGGCCATCGGGCCCGACTTTACCCAGGTCAGCACCGGTACGACGGTCGCTTCGGCGCTGCCCGTCAGGAAGCTGATGAAGATCGGCCAGGACAGTGCACAGGCAATGAACAGGGCGCCGGTGGTGACCACCTTTGCCGGAACATTGCCGAGCTGCTTGTTGCCAAGCCCGGCGATGATCGCTGCCAGGAGCGGCAGGAAAACGATGAGCAGGATCGACTGCAAGGCCTTATCCCTTCATCCGGTTGACGTCGTCGACGGCGATGCTGCCGCGGCCACGGAAATAGATCACGAGGATAGCAAGCCCCACTGCGGCCTCGCCCGCCGCCACGGTCAGAACGAACATGGCGAAGATCTGCCCGGTCAGGTCTCCCAGGAAGGAGCTGAAGGCGACGAGGTTGATGTTCACCGCAAGCAGGATCAGTTCGATCGCCATCAGGATGACAATGATGTTCTTGCGGTTCAGGAAGATGCCGAGAACGCCGAGCACGAAAAGGATCGAGCTGACCACGACATAGTGTTCGATACCGATCACAGCTGGACCCCCTTGCCCACTTCGGGCTTGACGTTGACGGTCGCTTCATCGGGACGGCGCATGATCTGCTTGGAGATCTTCTGGCCCCGGGTGTCCGAACGCTGGCGATGGGTCAGCACGATGGCGCCGATCATCGCGACGAGCAGGATGATGCCCGCGGCTTCGAACAGGAAGAGGTAGCGGCTGTAAAGGAGGCCACCGATGGCCTCGATGTTGCTGGCCCCGGCAGGCGTCGCGGCGGTGCCGTCGGGCGAGCCAAGGTCCATCGCGCCGGCGCGGTAGGCACCGATGCCGAGGACCATCTCGGCCAGCAGGACAATTGCGACGAGCAGGCCCAGCGGGAAGTTCCTGACGAACCCGGCACGCAGTTCGGCGAAGTCGATGTCGAGCATCATGACGACGAACAGGAAGAGCACCGCAACCGCGCCGACATAGACAATAACGAGCAGCATCGCGATGAACTCGGCGCCGGTCAGCACCATCAGGCCGGCGGCGTTGAAGAACGCCAGGATCAGCCAGAGGACCGAGTGGACCGGGTTGCGGGCAGTGATCGTCGTCACGGCGGACGCGATGGTGATCACGGCGAAGAGGTAGAAGGCAAATACGTGAATCATGACCTCGGCGCGCCCCTAGCGATACGGCGCATCGGCTTCAAGGTTCGCGGCAATGGCCCGCTCCCACTTGTCCCCGTTCGCCAACAGCTTAGCCTTGTCGTAGAGCAGTTCTTCACGCGTTTCGGTCGCGTATTCGAAGTTCGGCCCTTCGACGATTGCATCGACCGGGCAGGCTTCCTGGCAGAAGCCGCAGTAGATGCACTTCGTCATATCGATGTCGTAGCGCGTGGTGCGCCGCGAACCGTCGGCACGCGGGGCGG
Coding sequences within:
- the nuoK gene encoding NADH-quinone oxidoreductase subunit NuoK yields the protein MIGIEHYVVVSSILFVLGVLGIFLNRKNIIVILMAIELILLAVNINLVAFSSFLGDLTGQIFAMFVLTVAAGEAAVGLAILVIYFRGRGSIAVDDVNRMKG
- the nuoI gene encoding NADH-quinone oxidoreductase subunit NuoI, which gives rise to MTVGHLIKSFTLWEFVKAHWLTLKYFFKPKATINYPFEKNPLSPRFRGEHALRRYPNGEERCIACKLCEAICPAQAITIEAAPRADGSRRTTRYDIDMTKCIYCGFCQEACPVDAIVEGPNFEYATETREELLYDKAKLLANGDKWERAIAANLEADAPYR
- a CDS encoding NADH-quinone oxidoreductase subunit M, with the translated sequence MSGFPILSLMLLVPLAAALACLFLEAKPARNLALAATLVDFALGVVLWANFDIGGAQWQFTERVELFSGFSYALGIDGIALLLIMLSVFLMPICIGASWKSIDKRVGEYMAAFLLMETLMIGVFAAQDLFLFYIFFEAGLIPMYLIIGVWGGADRIYASYKFFLYTLLGSVLMLIAMLWMANTAGTTDIPTLMAYDFDPQVQTWLWLAFFASFAVKMPMWPVHTWLPDAHVQAPTAGSVILAGVLLKMGGYGFIRFSLPMFPEASAYFGPLVWGLSMAAVVLTSLIALVQHDMKKLIAYSSVAHMAIVTIGLFAFNVQGLEGSMLIMLSHGLVSGALFLCVGIIYDRLHTREIDRYGGLSINMPRYALFFMLFTMASVGLPGTSGFVGEFLSLAGIYQVSTWTTLICATGIILGAAYMLYLYRRVAFGEQKNADAAAMADLDVRELLMVVPLGIAVLWMGIYPESFIAPMRADIAALDARLAAAKPEGDSKVAMGKEKPVHEEEAAHEGAH
- the nuoL gene encoding NADH-quinone oxidoreductase subunit L — its product is MQSILLIVFLPLLAAIIAGLGNKQLGNVPAKVVTTGALFIACALSWPIFISFLTGSAEATVVPVLTWVKSGPMAFDWALRVDTLTAVMLVVVTSVSALVHLYSWGYMDEEPDQPRFFAYLSLFTFAMLMLVTADNLVQMFFGWEGVGLASYLLIGFWFRKPSACAAAIKAFVVNRVGDLGFMLGIFGTFLVFGTVSIPEILHAAPGMAGSTIGFLGHRFDTMTVLCLLLFIGAMGKSAQLGLHTWLPDAMEGPTPVSALIHAATMVTAGVFMVCRLSPMFETSPTAMAFITVIGGATCFFAATIGCTQWDIKRVIAYSTCSQLGYMFFAAGVGAYGAAMFHLFTHAFFKALLFLGAGSVIHAMHHEQDMRFYGDLRKHIPITFWTMTAGTLAITGVGVFGVGFAGFHSKDAILEAAYAAGSASGSFAFWMGIFAALMTSFYSWRLVFLTFFGKPRWAGSEHIQHAVHHHHEDPSEEAGHDNHVHNPEGTAGYHPHESPLVMLIPLLVLAFGAVAAGYVFQHEFVSEGTGEFWKGALVFHEHLIHAMHSIPELIKWSPFIVMVIGLVTAWYGYIRNTRFPAAVAEQLGPVYTFVYRKWMFDELYHYLFVVPAFWLGRVFWKQGDVGLIDRFGPNGAAWVVAKGSTYAQKVQSGYLYSYALVMLLGLVGAISWVIAG
- a CDS encoding NADH-quinone oxidoreductase subunit J, with amino-acid sequence MIHVFAFYLFAVITIASAVTTITARNPVHSVLWLILAFFNAAGLMVLTGAEFIAMLLVIVYVGAVAVLFLFVVMMLDIDFAELRAGFVRNFPLGLLVAIVLLAEMVLGIGAYRAGAMDLGSPDGTAATPAGASNIEAIGGLLYSRYLFLFEAAGIILLVAMIGAIVLTHRQRSDTRGQKISKQIMRRPDEATVNVKPEVGKGVQL